A genomic window from Salvia hispanica cultivar TCC Black 2014 chromosome 5, UniMelb_Shisp_WGS_1.0, whole genome shotgun sequence includes:
- the LOC125189269 gene encoding sister chromatid cohesion protein PDS5 homolog D-like, whose translation MHFLISWLKCKNMSGSGASDASIVEDLKKSLMEYGSELVKPYDCTEVLTERLDKLEHLLSGHSELDVRVSVVSCISQIIRITAPDEPYGEADMKEFFSIANRAFGMFPCMYGRAYSKAISILNTMSFSESCLMMLDLELHDSIFHMFHLFLGGIRTQHPYEVFINMEKIMTMVIHNNVDYDEFSLVLVKTLLNYLRKENQNVAPVSFKLAVNTLKNCSADLKTYLPEAVGSLDVPIEDYAEVVVSLFQEATQKQITVCLTSFTFFP comes from the exons ATGCATTTTCTCATCTCCTGGCTGAAATG CAAAAACATGAGTGGTTCTGGTGCCTCAGATGCATCAATTGTTGAGGATTTGAAGAAATCCCTCATGGAGTATGGGAGTGAGCTTGTTAAACCCTATGATTGTACAGAAGTGCTTACTGAAAGACTTGAT AAATTGGAGCATCTTTTATCAG GACATTCTGAATTGGATGTAAGAGTTTCAGTGGTCTCTTGTATTAGTCAGATCATAAGAATAACAGCACCTGACGAACCTTATGGGGAAGCCGATATGAAG GAGTTTTTCTCTATAGCTAACAGAGCTTTTGGGATGTTTCCCTGCATGTATGGACGAGCATATTCAAAAGCCATATCCATCCTTAATACTATGTCATTTAGCGAGTCATGCCTTATGATGCTGGACCTTGAGTTGCATGACTCCATTTTTCACATGTTTCACCTATTCCTAGGTGGAATTAG AACCCAACATCCTTATGAAGTCTTCataaatatggagaaaattatGACGATGGTCATTCATAACAACGTGGACTATGACGAGTTCTCATTGGTGCTTGTTAAGACCCTTCTTAATTATTTGAGGAAGGAGAATCAG AATGTTGCACCAGTTTCTTTCAAGCTGGCGGTGAACACATTGAAGAATTGCTCTGCTGACCTCAAAACATATCTTCCAGAAGCAGTAGGAAGTTTGGATGTTCCAATTGAGGATTATGCTGAAGTAGTTGTATCACTTTTTCAGGAAGCAACCCAAAAGCAGATCACGGTTTGTCTCACCAGTTTTACCTTTTTTCCATAG
- the LOC125186580 gene encoding sister chromatid cohesion protein PDS5 homolog E-like isoform X1: MKVSPVKKSRRKAIISKNLKEDIMGHSEKGQGSLTNVAHVKKSRRKAIVPEDPKEDIAHPDGKQSHSEKGKGSLTKVSPVKKSRRKPHFSEDLKEDIVHPDGIQSLSEKGQESLKKVSPAKKRRRKTVVSVEPKEDIKHCDGIQSSSEKGQSSLTKISPVKKNRRKSSFSEDLKEDIVILPSQCRPMSSQAKARSAEVCKENLKGSIPHPRKRAASGSVREEVVGCRIKVWWPLDQKFYKGKIMDFYDLTKTHKVTYDDGEIEILDLTSERWELLRDINLSADEEPKIGAESADPRPSQAQ, encoded by the exons ATGAAGGTATCTCCTGTGAAGAAGAGTAGGAGAAAGGCTATTATTTCTAAAAACCTAAAAGAAGATATCATG GGCCACTCTGAAAAAGGGCAAGGGTCTTTGACGAATGTAGCTCATGTGAAGAAAAGTAGGAGAAAGGCTATTGTTCCTGAAGACCCAAAAGAAGATATTGCG CATCCTGATGGAAAACAGAGCCACTCGGAAAAAGGGAAAGGGTCTTTGACAAAGGTGTCTCCTGTGAAGAAAAGTAGGAGAAAGCCTCATTTTTCTGAAGACCTAAAAGAAGATATTGTG CATCCTGATGGAATACAGAGCCTCTCTGAAAAAGGGCAAGAGTCTTTGAAGAAGGTATCTCCTGCGAAGAAACGCAGGAGAAAGACTGTTGTTTCTGTAGAGCCAAAAGAAGATATCAAG CATTGTGATGGAATACAGAGCAGTTCTGAAAAAGGGCAATCGTCTTTGACGAAGATATCTCCtgtgaagaaaaataggagaaaGTCTAGTTTCTCAGAAGACCTAAAAGAAGATATTGTG ATATTGCCTTCTCAATGTAGACCAATGTCTTCACAAGCTAAAGCCCGATCTGCTGAAGTGTGTAAAGAAAACCTAAAGGGAAGCATTCCGCATCCAAGGAAGAG AGCTGCAAGCGGGTCTGTTAGAGAAGAGGTGGTCGGATGCAGAATAAAAGTTTGGTGGCCTCTTGATCAGAA GTTTTACAAAGGCAAAATCATGGATTTTTATGACTTAACCAAAACCCACAAG GTCACTTATGATGATGGGGAAATCGAAATATTAGACCTAACAAGTGAACGCTGGGAGCTGCTACGAGATATCAATTTGTCTGCTGAT GAGGAGCCAAAGATTGGTGCAGAGTCTGCAGACCCTAGACCTTCTCAAGCGCAATAA
- the LOC125186580 gene encoding sister chromatid cohesion protein PDS5 homolog C-like isoform X2: MKVSPVKKSRRKAIISKNLKEDIMGHSEKGQGSLTNVAHVKKSRRKAIVPEDPKEDIAHPDGKQSHSEKGKGSLTKVSPVKKSRRKPHFSEDLKEDIVHPDGIQSLSEKGQESLKKVSPAKKRRRKTVVSVEPKEDIKSSSEKGQSSLTKISPVKKNRRKSSFSEDLKEDIVILPSQCRPMSSQAKARSAEVCKENLKGSIPHPRKRAASGSVREEVVGCRIKVWWPLDQKFYKGKIMDFYDLTKTHKVTYDDGEIEILDLTSERWELLRDINLSADEEPKIGAESADPRPSQAQ; the protein is encoded by the exons ATGAAGGTATCTCCTGTGAAGAAGAGTAGGAGAAAGGCTATTATTTCTAAAAACCTAAAAGAAGATATCATG GGCCACTCTGAAAAAGGGCAAGGGTCTTTGACGAATGTAGCTCATGTGAAGAAAAGTAGGAGAAAGGCTATTGTTCCTGAAGACCCAAAAGAAGATATTGCG CATCCTGATGGAAAACAGAGCCACTCGGAAAAAGGGAAAGGGTCTTTGACAAAGGTGTCTCCTGTGAAGAAAAGTAGGAGAAAGCCTCATTTTTCTGAAGACCTAAAAGAAGATATTGTG CATCCTGATGGAATACAGAGCCTCTCTGAAAAAGGGCAAGAGTCTTTGAAGAAGGTATCTCCTGCGAAGAAACGCAGGAGAAAGACTGTTGTTTCTGTAGAGCCAAAAGAAGATATCAAG AGCAGTTCTGAAAAAGGGCAATCGTCTTTGACGAAGATATCTCCtgtgaagaaaaataggagaaaGTCTAGTTTCTCAGAAGACCTAAAAGAAGATATTGTG ATATTGCCTTCTCAATGTAGACCAATGTCTTCACAAGCTAAAGCCCGATCTGCTGAAGTGTGTAAAGAAAACCTAAAGGGAAGCATTCCGCATCCAAGGAAGAG AGCTGCAAGCGGGTCTGTTAGAGAAGAGGTGGTCGGATGCAGAATAAAAGTTTGGTGGCCTCTTGATCAGAA GTTTTACAAAGGCAAAATCATGGATTTTTATGACTTAACCAAAACCCACAAG GTCACTTATGATGATGGGGAAATCGAAATATTAGACCTAACAAGTGAACGCTGGGAGCTGCTACGAGATATCAATTTGTCTGCTGAT GAGGAGCCAAAGATTGGTGCAGAGTCTGCAGACCCTAGACCTTCTCAAGCGCAATAA
- the LOC125186580 gene encoding sister chromatid cohesion protein PDS5 homolog D-like isoform X4, translating into MKVSPVKKSRRKAIISKNLKEDIMGHSEKGQGSLTNVAHVKKSRRKAIVPEDPKEDIAHPDGKQSHSEKGKGSLTKVSPVKKSRRKPHFSEDLKEDIVSLSEKGQESLKKVSPAKKRRRKTVVSVEPKEDIKHCDGIQSSSEKGQSSLTKISPVKKNRRKSSFSEDLKEDIVILPSQCRPMSSQAKARSAEVCKENLKGSIPHPRKRAASGSVREEVVGCRIKVWWPLDQKFYKGKIMDFYDLTKTHKVTYDDGEIEILDLTSERWELLRDINLSADEEPKIGAESADPRPSQAQ; encoded by the exons ATGAAGGTATCTCCTGTGAAGAAGAGTAGGAGAAAGGCTATTATTTCTAAAAACCTAAAAGAAGATATCATG GGCCACTCTGAAAAAGGGCAAGGGTCTTTGACGAATGTAGCTCATGTGAAGAAAAGTAGGAGAAAGGCTATTGTTCCTGAAGACCCAAAAGAAGATATTGCG CATCCTGATGGAAAACAGAGCCACTCGGAAAAAGGGAAAGGGTCTTTGACAAAGGTGTCTCCTGTGAAGAAAAGTAGGAGAAAGCCTCATTTTTCTGAAGACCTAAAAGAAGATATTGTG AGCCTCTCTGAAAAAGGGCAAGAGTCTTTGAAGAAGGTATCTCCTGCGAAGAAACGCAGGAGAAAGACTGTTGTTTCTGTAGAGCCAAAAGAAGATATCAAG CATTGTGATGGAATACAGAGCAGTTCTGAAAAAGGGCAATCGTCTTTGACGAAGATATCTCCtgtgaagaaaaataggagaaaGTCTAGTTTCTCAGAAGACCTAAAAGAAGATATTGTG ATATTGCCTTCTCAATGTAGACCAATGTCTTCACAAGCTAAAGCCCGATCTGCTGAAGTGTGTAAAGAAAACCTAAAGGGAAGCATTCCGCATCCAAGGAAGAG AGCTGCAAGCGGGTCTGTTAGAGAAGAGGTGGTCGGATGCAGAATAAAAGTTTGGTGGCCTCTTGATCAGAA GTTTTACAAAGGCAAAATCATGGATTTTTATGACTTAACCAAAACCCACAAG GTCACTTATGATGATGGGGAAATCGAAATATTAGACCTAACAAGTGAACGCTGGGAGCTGCTACGAGATATCAATTTGTCTGCTGAT GAGGAGCCAAAGATTGGTGCAGAGTCTGCAGACCCTAGACCTTCTCAAGCGCAATAA
- the LOC125186580 gene encoding sister chromatid cohesion protein PDS5 homolog C-like isoform X5, translating into MKVSPVKKSRRKAIISKNLKEDIMGHSEKGQGSLTNVAHVKKSRRKAIVPEDPKEDIAHPDGKQSHSEKGKGSLTKVSPVKKSRRKPHFSEDLKEDIVSLSEKGQESLKKVSPAKKRRRKTVVSVEPKEDIKSSSEKGQSSLTKISPVKKNRRKSSFSEDLKEDIVILPSQCRPMSSQAKARSAEVCKENLKGSIPHPRKRAASGSVREEVVGCRIKVWWPLDQKFYKGKIMDFYDLTKTHKVTYDDGEIEILDLTSERWELLRDINLSADEEPKIGAESADPRPSQAQ; encoded by the exons ATGAAGGTATCTCCTGTGAAGAAGAGTAGGAGAAAGGCTATTATTTCTAAAAACCTAAAAGAAGATATCATG GGCCACTCTGAAAAAGGGCAAGGGTCTTTGACGAATGTAGCTCATGTGAAGAAAAGTAGGAGAAAGGCTATTGTTCCTGAAGACCCAAAAGAAGATATTGCG CATCCTGATGGAAAACAGAGCCACTCGGAAAAAGGGAAAGGGTCTTTGACAAAGGTGTCTCCTGTGAAGAAAAGTAGGAGAAAGCCTCATTTTTCTGAAGACCTAAAAGAAGATATTGTG AGCCTCTCTGAAAAAGGGCAAGAGTCTTTGAAGAAGGTATCTCCTGCGAAGAAACGCAGGAGAAAGACTGTTGTTTCTGTAGAGCCAAAAGAAGATATCAAG AGCAGTTCTGAAAAAGGGCAATCGTCTTTGACGAAGATATCTCCtgtgaagaaaaataggagaaaGTCTAGTTTCTCAGAAGACCTAAAAGAAGATATTGTG ATATTGCCTTCTCAATGTAGACCAATGTCTTCACAAGCTAAAGCCCGATCTGCTGAAGTGTGTAAAGAAAACCTAAAGGGAAGCATTCCGCATCCAAGGAAGAG AGCTGCAAGCGGGTCTGTTAGAGAAGAGGTGGTCGGATGCAGAATAAAAGTTTGGTGGCCTCTTGATCAGAA GTTTTACAAAGGCAAAATCATGGATTTTTATGACTTAACCAAAACCCACAAG GTCACTTATGATGATGGGGAAATCGAAATATTAGACCTAACAAGTGAACGCTGGGAGCTGCTACGAGATATCAATTTGTCTGCTGAT GAGGAGCCAAAGATTGGTGCAGAGTCTGCAGACCCTAGACCTTCTCAAGCGCAATAA
- the LOC125186580 gene encoding sister chromatid cohesion protein PDS5 homolog E-like isoform X6 yields MKVSPVKKSRRKAIISKNLKEDIMGHSEKGQGSLTNVAHVKKSRRKAIVPEDPKEDIASHSEKGKGSLTKVSPVKKSRRKPHFSEDLKEDIVSLSEKGQESLKKVSPAKKRRRKTVVSVEPKEDIKHCDGIQSSSEKGQSSLTKISPVKKNRRKSSFSEDLKEDIVILPSQCRPMSSQAKARSAEVCKENLKGSIPHPRKRAASGSVREEVVGCRIKVWWPLDQKFYKGKIMDFYDLTKTHKVTYDDGEIEILDLTSERWELLRDINLSADEEPKIGAESADPRPSQAQ; encoded by the exons ATGAAGGTATCTCCTGTGAAGAAGAGTAGGAGAAAGGCTATTATTTCTAAAAACCTAAAAGAAGATATCATG GGCCACTCTGAAAAAGGGCAAGGGTCTTTGACGAATGTAGCTCATGTGAAGAAAAGTAGGAGAAAGGCTATTGTTCCTGAAGACCCAAAAGAAGATATTGCG AGCCACTCGGAAAAAGGGAAAGGGTCTTTGACAAAGGTGTCTCCTGTGAAGAAAAGTAGGAGAAAGCCTCATTTTTCTGAAGACCTAAAAGAAGATATTGTG AGCCTCTCTGAAAAAGGGCAAGAGTCTTTGAAGAAGGTATCTCCTGCGAAGAAACGCAGGAGAAAGACTGTTGTTTCTGTAGAGCCAAAAGAAGATATCAAG CATTGTGATGGAATACAGAGCAGTTCTGAAAAAGGGCAATCGTCTTTGACGAAGATATCTCCtgtgaagaaaaataggagaaaGTCTAGTTTCTCAGAAGACCTAAAAGAAGATATTGTG ATATTGCCTTCTCAATGTAGACCAATGTCTTCACAAGCTAAAGCCCGATCTGCTGAAGTGTGTAAAGAAAACCTAAAGGGAAGCATTCCGCATCCAAGGAAGAG AGCTGCAAGCGGGTCTGTTAGAGAAGAGGTGGTCGGATGCAGAATAAAAGTTTGGTGGCCTCTTGATCAGAA GTTTTACAAAGGCAAAATCATGGATTTTTATGACTTAACCAAAACCCACAAG GTCACTTATGATGATGGGGAAATCGAAATATTAGACCTAACAAGTGAACGCTGGGAGCTGCTACGAGATATCAATTTGTCTGCTGAT GAGGAGCCAAAGATTGGTGCAGAGTCTGCAGACCCTAGACCTTCTCAAGCGCAATAA
- the LOC125186580 gene encoding sister chromatid cohesion protein PDS5 homolog E-like isoform X3 — MKVSPVKKSRRKAIISKNLKEDIMGHSEKGQGSLTNVAHVKKSRRKAIVPEDPKEDIASHSEKGKGSLTKVSPVKKSRRKPHFSEDLKEDIVHPDGIQSLSEKGQESLKKVSPAKKRRRKTVVSVEPKEDIKHCDGIQSSSEKGQSSLTKISPVKKNRRKSSFSEDLKEDIVILPSQCRPMSSQAKARSAEVCKENLKGSIPHPRKRAASGSVREEVVGCRIKVWWPLDQKFYKGKIMDFYDLTKTHKVTYDDGEIEILDLTSERWELLRDINLSADEEPKIGAESADPRPSQAQ; from the exons ATGAAGGTATCTCCTGTGAAGAAGAGTAGGAGAAAGGCTATTATTTCTAAAAACCTAAAAGAAGATATCATG GGCCACTCTGAAAAAGGGCAAGGGTCTTTGACGAATGTAGCTCATGTGAAGAAAAGTAGGAGAAAGGCTATTGTTCCTGAAGACCCAAAAGAAGATATTGCG AGCCACTCGGAAAAAGGGAAAGGGTCTTTGACAAAGGTGTCTCCTGTGAAGAAAAGTAGGAGAAAGCCTCATTTTTCTGAAGACCTAAAAGAAGATATTGTG CATCCTGATGGAATACAGAGCCTCTCTGAAAAAGGGCAAGAGTCTTTGAAGAAGGTATCTCCTGCGAAGAAACGCAGGAGAAAGACTGTTGTTTCTGTAGAGCCAAAAGAAGATATCAAG CATTGTGATGGAATACAGAGCAGTTCTGAAAAAGGGCAATCGTCTTTGACGAAGATATCTCCtgtgaagaaaaataggagaaaGTCTAGTTTCTCAGAAGACCTAAAAGAAGATATTGTG ATATTGCCTTCTCAATGTAGACCAATGTCTTCACAAGCTAAAGCCCGATCTGCTGAAGTGTGTAAAGAAAACCTAAAGGGAAGCATTCCGCATCCAAGGAAGAG AGCTGCAAGCGGGTCTGTTAGAGAAGAGGTGGTCGGATGCAGAATAAAAGTTTGGTGGCCTCTTGATCAGAA GTTTTACAAAGGCAAAATCATGGATTTTTATGACTTAACCAAAACCCACAAG GTCACTTATGATGATGGGGAAATCGAAATATTAGACCTAACAAGTGAACGCTGGGAGCTGCTACGAGATATCAATTTGTCTGCTGAT GAGGAGCCAAAGATTGGTGCAGAGTCTGCAGACCCTAGACCTTCTCAAGCGCAATAA
- the LOC125188774 gene encoding nudix hydrolase 17, mitochondrial-like, whose amino-acid sequence MTLQIKKLATSPSRSGRHLQRYNQGFRLVVGCIPYRIKQSNKIEGSLIEDLEVLLISSQKSSSMMFPKGGWELDEEIELAALRETLEEAGVIGSLEHKLGEWIFKSKRQEKFHEASMYSLLVTEELDVWPEKDLRQRVWMTVDKARQVCARSWMKEALDAFVCQRGQKEDEPQAPSPCRL is encoded by the exons ATGACTCTCCAAATTAAGAAACTGGCGACTTCTCCTTCTCGATCAGGCAGACATCTGCAGCGTTATAATCAGGGATTTCGTCTAGTTGTTGG ATGTATACCTTACAGAATAAAACAGAGCAACAAAATCGAAGGGAGTTTAATTGAGGATTTGGAGGTGCTTTTGATAAGCTCCCAGAAGAGTTCTAGCATGATGTTCCCTAAG GGTGGTTGGGAACTCGACGAGGAAATCGAACTGGCAGCTTTAAGAGAGACGTTGGAGGAAGCCGGTGTGATTGGATCCCTCGAG CATAAATTAGGGGAATGGATTTTCAAGAGCAAACGGCAAGAGAAGTTCCACGAGGCGTCGATGTACTCGTTGCTGGTGACGGAGGAGCTAGACGTATGGCCGGAGAAAGATCTCCGGCAACGCGTTTGG ATGACGGTCGACAAAGCTAGACAAGTGTGCGCGCGGTCATGGATGAAGGAGGCGCTCGACGCCTTTGTATGCCAGAGAGGGCAAAAGGAAGACGAGCCCCAAGCTCCGTCACCGTGTAGGTTATAA
- the LOC125188773 gene encoding zinc finger protein SHOOT GRAVITROPISM 5-like, which translates to MLNNSPSEHPTSSRRKRRPAGTPDPDAEVVSLSPKTLLESDRYVCEICNQGFQRDQNLQMHRRRHKVPWKLLKRETPVARKRVFVCPEPSCLHHDPCHALGDLVGIKKHFRRKHSNQKQWVCDKCNKAYAVQSDYKAHLKTCGTRGHSCDCGRVFSRVESFIEHQDACSMGRLRSDCHPLQAAAATAACLSRTASSPSSDTNLSTAPWPGGHSSLVAPTDSIFMANAGATRHRSRPPNLELQLLTKASSSLGFSGNSTKLDSTQLQLSIGSSEIGDKAENVAAGSRYSPMGSSSTSEKRSSVAAATVREEAEEQLRAAMAERAYAEEARQQAKRQRELAEQEFANAKRIRQQAVAELEKAQALKEQAAQQLSATILQITCHSCKHRFHPEAAAETSSSAANSIRRGYISAALRDWEVKKN; encoded by the exons ATGTTGAATAATAGCCCCTCCGAACACCCCACCAGCAGCAGACGAAAACGCCGCCCCGCCGGCACTCCAg ATCCCGATGCGGAAGTGGTGTCTCTATCTCCGAAAACCCTCCTGGAGTCGGATCGGTACGTGTGCGAGATCTGCAACCAGGGATTCCAGCGGGACCAGAATCTGCAGATGCACCGGCGGAGGCACAAGGTGCCGTGGAAGCTGCTGAAGAGGGAGACGCCCGTGGCGAGGAAGAGGGTGTTCGTGTGCCCGGAGCCGAGCTGCCTCCACCACGACCCGTGCCACGCACTCGGCGATCTGGTGGGGATCAAGAAGCACTTCCGACGCAAGCACAGCAACCAGAAGCAGTGGGTCTGCGACAAATGCAACAAAGCCTACGCAGTCCAGTCCGACTACAAAGCCCACCTCAAGACCTGTGGGACCCGCGGCCATTCCTGCGACTGTGGCCGTGTCTTCTCtag GGTAGAGAGCTTCATCGAGCATCAAGATGCTTGCAGCATGGGGCGGCTCCGATCGGATTGCCACCCACTGCAGGCAGCGGCTGCAACCGCTGCCTGCTTATCGAGAACGGCGTCAAGCCCTTCCAGCGACACCAATTTAAGCACCGCGCCATGGCCGGGCGGCCATTCTAGCCTCGTAGCGCCAACAGATTCAATATTCATGGCTAATGCCGGCGCCACGAGGCACAGATCCCGGCCGCCCAATCTTGAGCTGCAGCTGCTCACAAAAGCCAGCAGCAGCCTCGGCTTCTCCGGAAATTCAACCAAGCTCGATTCGACTCAGCTGCAGCTCTCCATCGGCTCGTCGGAGATCGGAGACAAGGCCGAGAACGTCGCCGCCGGCAGCCGCTACTCCCCGATGGGGAGCAGCAGCACCAGCGAGAAGCGCAGCAGCGTTGCGGCGGCGACAGTGAGGGAGGAGGCGGAGGAGCAGCTGCGGGCGGCCATGGCGGAGAGGGCGTACGCGGAGGAGGCGCGGCAGCAGGCGAAGCGGCAGCGGGAGCTGGCGGAGCAGGAGTTCGCCAACGCCAAGAGGATCCGGCAGCAGGCGGTGGCGGAGCTCGAGAAGGCGCAGGCGCTCAAAGAGCAGGCCGCGCAGCAGCTCAGCGCCACCATTTTGCAGATCACTTGCCACTCCTGCAAGCACAGATTCCACCCCGAGGCGGCCGCCGAAACCTCTTCCTCCGCCGCAAACTCAATTAGGCGCGGTTACATATCGGCTGCCTTGAGGGATTGGGAAGTCAAGAAAAACtga